A single window of Leptospira semungkisensis DNA harbors:
- the ileS gene encoding isoleucine--tRNA ligase: protein MKEEDKKNPYSNTVILPQTEFPMKAGLATREPEQIKIWHSEKILHKMKEKRKGRPEFLLHDGPPYANGNFHTGHALNKILKDLVVKSKFFAGYYTDMIPGWDCHGLPIEVQVLKNLGKKARETGPEELRKLCREYAEEFVKKQSGDLSRFLCFWEEGRIYKTMSPDFEAKIVEVFGSLFEKGYVYRGKKPVYWCIELATAHAEAEIEYYPHKSPSIYVKFPVKGQAGKYCLIWTTTPWTLPANLAISFNPKFSYSYYKASNGDLLLIADGLKEAVEKAAEIQLTKSEAISTEEIAKLTFRHPFLDQDSIPLFGEHVTLDAGTGAVHTAPGHGQDDYKVGLAAGLEPYSPVDDYGRYTDEFPMMKGIKVWDANPKIVELLKEKGLLVHYSEFEHSYPHSWRSKKPLIFRATPQWFFQIDYQGLREKSLEAIDKVSWIPNWGISRIRSMVETRPDWCLSRQRNWGVPIPAFSCESCSETHLDAKSVKFFTELVREKGIEIWYSEPAESLLPPDTKCSKCGSTSFRKGRDILDVWFDSGVSNFAVLKERASEPPADLYLEGSDQHRGWFQSSLWPSMALRSLPPYKAVLTHGYVLDEQGRAMSKSLGNGIDPTTDIINVYGADILRLWVSSQDFRDDVRVGKEGMKIIADNYRKIRNTFRYLLGNLSGHTQAQNLELSELEEVDKYYLSRLSHLSEELKSHYENYQFHQVYQKLLLFCTVTLSQDYFEMIRDRMYCDRRDSKTRRSSSTALQKILETLCIYSAPILSFTTEEVWKENGKKESVFLEEFPDLSSYRNKELESKFEEALAARETVHKSLELARQAGKLGKSLEAAVELSAKSESGLKKDFSLDVLELVFTVSQVGFEKSDRELLSEYSDEKFFVRVVKPKDEECPRCWRHPAEERKNGLCKRCAEAV from the coding sequence ATGAAAGAAGAAGATAAGAAGAACCCGTACTCGAATACAGTCATCCTCCCTCAAACCGAATTTCCTATGAAGGCCGGCCTCGCTACGAGAGAGCCTGAGCAGATCAAAATCTGGCATTCGGAAAAGATCCTTCATAAAATGAAGGAGAAGAGAAAAGGTCGTCCGGAATTTCTTCTTCATGACGGGCCTCCATACGCTAACGGTAATTTTCATACAGGCCACGCACTTAACAAGATCCTAAAAGATCTTGTGGTGAAATCCAAATTCTTCGCGGGATATTATACCGACATGATCCCGGGTTGGGACTGTCATGGTCTTCCTATCGAAGTGCAAGTACTTAAAAATTTAGGGAAGAAGGCGAGAGAAACCGGCCCAGAAGAATTAAGAAAACTTTGTAGAGAATACGCCGAAGAATTCGTAAAGAAACAAAGCGGAGACCTTTCTCGTTTCCTCTGTTTCTGGGAAGAAGGAAGAATCTACAAGACCATGAGCCCGGATTTTGAGGCCAAGATCGTAGAAGTCTTCGGAAGTCTATTCGAAAAAGGTTATGTATACCGAGGCAAGAAACCGGTATATTGGTGTATAGAGCTCGCAACTGCTCATGCAGAAGCCGAGATAGAATACTATCCTCATAAATCTCCGTCTATCTATGTGAAGTTTCCTGTTAAAGGACAGGCAGGAAAATACTGCCTAATCTGGACGACTACTCCTTGGACACTTCCTGCAAATTTAGCGATCAGTTTTAATCCTAAGTTCTCTTATTCCTATTACAAGGCGTCTAACGGTGATCTTTTACTCATTGCGGACGGCCTAAAAGAAGCTGTAGAAAAAGCTGCCGAGATCCAATTGACTAAGTCAGAAGCAATTTCGACAGAAGAGATCGCCAAGCTTACTTTCAGACATCCTTTCTTGGATCAGGATTCCATTCCTTTATTCGGTGAACATGTGACCCTGGATGCGGGAACCGGGGCAGTTCATACTGCACCTGGTCATGGACAAGACGACTATAAGGTGGGACTCGCAGCCGGATTGGAACCTTATTCTCCGGTAGACGATTACGGTAGATATACAGACGAGTTCCCTATGATGAAAGGGATCAAGGTCTGGGATGCGAATCCTAAGATCGTAGAACTACTGAAAGAGAAAGGTCTATTAGTCCATTACTCAGAGTTCGAACATAGTTATCCTCATAGCTGGAGAAGCAAGAAGCCTCTGATCTTCAGAGCGACCCCTCAATGGTTCTTTCAAATTGATTACCAAGGTCTCAGAGAAAAATCTTTAGAGGCAATCGACAAGGTAAGTTGGATCCCGAACTGGGGAATTTCCAGAATACGCTCCATGGTGGAGACTAGACCGGATTGGTGTCTTTCTCGCCAAAGAAACTGGGGAGTTCCTATACCTGCATTCTCCTGCGAGTCCTGCAGCGAGACGCATCTAGATGCAAAATCCGTAAAGTTCTTCACCGAATTAGTAAGAGAGAAAGGGATCGAGATCTGGTACAGCGAACCTGCAGAATCACTTCTTCCACCTGATACGAAATGTTCTAAATGCGGATCTACTTCTTTCAGAAAGGGAAGAGATATTCTAGACGTATGGTTCGATTCGGGAGTTTCCAACTTTGCAGTATTGAAAGAAAGAGCTTCCGAACCTCCTGCGGATCTTTATTTAGAAGGTTCCGATCAGCACAGAGGTTGGTTCCAGTCCAGTCTTTGGCCGTCAATGGCATTGCGTTCCCTTCCCCCTTACAAGGCAGTTCTTACTCACGGTTATGTTTTGGACGAGCAAGGAAGAGCCATGTCCAAGTCTCTCGGCAACGGGATCGATCCTACTACTGATATTATCAATGTTTATGGCGCAGATATTCTCAGACTCTGGGTCAGCTCCCAGGATTTCAGAGATGATGTTCGAGTAGGAAAAGAAGGAATGAAGATCATTGCGGATAATTATCGCAAGATTAGAAATACATTCCGTTATCTTTTGGGAAATCTTTCCGGTCATACCCAAGCTCAAAATCTGGAGCTTTCCGAATTGGAAGAAGTGGATAAATACTATCTCTCTAGACTATCTCATCTCTCGGAAGAACTAAAGTCCCATTACGAGAACTATCAGTTTCACCAAGTATATCAGAAACTTCTACTATTCTGTACTGTTACTCTTTCTCAGGATTATTTCGAAATGATTCGAGATAGAATGTACTGCGATCGAAGAGATTCTAAGACAAGAAGATCTTCTTCTACAGCTTTACAAAAAATATTAGAGACTCTTTGCATCTACTCTGCTCCTATCCTAAGCTTCACTACAGAAGAAGTTTGGAAGGAGAACGGCAAAAAAGAATCCGTCTTCTTGGAAGAATTCCCGGATCTTTCTTCTTATAGAAATAAGGAATTAGAATCTAAATTCGAAGAAGCACTTGCAGCAAGAGAAACTGTCCATAAGAGTTTGGAACTTGCAAGACAAGCGGGTAAATTAGGAAAATCCTTAGAAGCCGCTGTAGAACTTTCCGCAAAATCAGAAAGCGGGTTAAAGAAAGACTTCTCCTTAGATGTTTTGGAACTTGTATTTACAGTTTCTCAGGTAGGCTTCGAGAAGTCTGACCGAGAACTTCTTTCCGAATATTCGGATGAGAAATTCTTCGTTCGCGTGGTCAAACCGAAAGACGAGGAATGTCCTCGCTGCTGGAGACATCCTGCTGAGGAAAGAAAGAACGGACTTTGCAAACGTTGCGCGGAAGCAGTATAA
- a CDS encoding leucine-rich repeat domain-containing protein, which produces MFNKKQLFPLLILAYVFSADCRRSPQEILETAAKNPSIIDKLDLGLGKMGQIPPVLFTFPNLKWLDLRMNELTSLPENTGDWSSLEYLNIYGNDIDKLPDSFQKLPKLKFFFAGNNDFETIPLQLIGTPIEAVYLDSNKIIFNEADVDTVLKITHLEVLDLARNRKIESMPKNLSSLASHPKLRMIIFKETGLKPSQVEAARKLLPKLKLEF; this is translated from the coding sequence ATGTTCAATAAAAAGCAGCTATTCCCCCTACTCATTCTTGCCTATGTATTCTCTGCGGATTGCAGAAGATCTCCTCAGGAGATCTTAGAAACCGCGGCCAAAAATCCTTCTATTATAGATAAGCTAGATCTTGGCCTCGGAAAGATGGGCCAGATTCCTCCGGTTCTATTTACATTCCCGAATCTGAAATGGCTGGATCTCAGAATGAACGAACTTACTTCTCTTCCGGAAAATACCGGAGATTGGAGTAGTTTAGAATATTTGAATATTTACGGGAATGATATTGATAAACTTCCAGATTCCTTCCAAAAACTTCCCAAGCTGAAGTTTTTCTTTGCGGGGAATAACGATTTCGAGACGATCCCTCTGCAATTGATAGGCACTCCTATAGAAGCTGTTTACTTGGATTCGAACAAGATCATATTCAACGAAGCGGACGTGGACACTGTTCTTAAGATCACTCATCTAGAAGTTTTAGATCTGGCGAGAAACAGAAAGATAGAATCTATGCCCAAGAATTTGAGCTCTCTTGCAAGTCATCCTAAGCTCAGAATGATCATCTTTAAGGAAACAGGACTGAAGCCTTCTCAAGTAGAAGCTGCAAGAAAGCTGCTTCCTAAACTGAAGTTAGAATTTTAA
- the purL gene encoding phosphoribosylformylglycinamidine synthase subunit PurL, whose translation MEKESVSLQDALEHGLTSEEFTKIQEILDRVPNSTELGIFSAMWSEHCSYKNSILQLKTLPTKSDKLLAQAGEENAGAMDIGQGLAVVFKIESHNHPTAVEPYQGAATGVGGIMRDIFTMGARPIVSLNSLRFGNPDEPRNKYLLSRAVKGIGDYGNSLGIAVSGGELFIDECFSKNPLVNAMTVGIVQHDQMASATTGGKVGNSVFIVGSTTGRDGIHGASFASKDLTKESESKRSAVQVGDPFMEKLLMEASLEAIQKKLLVGIQDMGAAGISCATSEMSAKGNTGMKINLDLVPFRETGMNAYEAMLSESQERMLVIPQKGKEEELISIFKKWNLNAVQIGEVTDTGLLEVYKDGNLKAKIPAECLVLGGGAPRYVRDTKRPEYLDKVSKWTLDSSPDLEEGKLTPTLLKLLNSWNISSRRPIIEQYDTEVGLVKLIGPGADGGLSAIPNTNMALATATDCNSRFTYLDPYKGAAFAVCEAARNVAVTGAEPLGVTNNLNFANPYIPENYYMFSECVRGMGDACRYLGLPVTGGNVSFYNESPEGPIFPTPTIGMVGILENQKDAVWAAPKKAGLKLALIGKFQPSLGGSEYQKLFLGTVQGEIPKFELSDEKSLLETLVSLRKKGELSFAKDLSLGGIALALAKLVLLSGFGIKANLNSIRQSRKDLTLFGESSASVLIGYESKNEESIRNFVKSKGLEFHSIGSVEETPELSIQDYAIQLNESQLREPYELGLREVFK comes from the coding sequence ATGGAAAAAGAATCCGTTTCCCTCCAAGATGCACTCGAACACGGACTCACGTCAGAAGAATTTACCAAAATCCAGGAAATTCTAGACCGGGTTCCTAACTCCACCGAACTCGGGATCTTCTCCGCAATGTGGTCGGAACATTGCTCGTACAAGAATTCTATTCTTCAATTAAAAACTCTTCCTACAAAATCGGACAAGCTTCTGGCCCAAGCGGGCGAAGAGAATGCAGGCGCTATGGACATAGGCCAAGGGCTCGCAGTTGTCTTCAAAATAGAAAGCCATAACCACCCTACCGCAGTTGAGCCTTACCAAGGCGCAGCCACTGGAGTGGGCGGGATCATGAGAGATATATTCACCATGGGAGCAAGACCAATTGTCTCTTTGAACTCTCTTCGCTTTGGGAATCCGGACGAGCCTCGCAATAAATACTTATTATCCCGAGCAGTAAAAGGGATCGGAGATTACGGTAACTCTCTAGGGATCGCAGTCTCAGGAGGAGAACTATTCATAGACGAATGTTTCTCTAAGAACCCTCTCGTAAATGCAATGACCGTAGGGATCGTACAACATGATCAGATGGCAAGCGCGACCACTGGAGGAAAGGTAGGTAACTCTGTCTTTATCGTAGGATCTACTACAGGAAGAGATGGAATCCATGGAGCTTCTTTCGCATCCAAGGACCTAACAAAAGAATCCGAGTCCAAACGTTCCGCCGTGCAAGTGGGCGATCCATTCATGGAAAAACTTCTAATGGAAGCTTCTCTCGAAGCTATTCAAAAAAAGCTGTTGGTTGGGATCCAGGACATGGGCGCAGCAGGAATTTCCTGTGCAACTTCCGAGATGAGCGCGAAGGGAAATACAGGAATGAAGATCAACTTGGATCTGGTTCCTTTCCGCGAAACCGGAATGAATGCTTATGAAGCAATGCTCTCCGAAAGCCAAGAAAGAATGCTCGTAATTCCTCAAAAAGGGAAAGAAGAAGAGTTAATTTCTATATTCAAAAAATGGAATCTAAATGCGGTCCAGATCGGAGAGGTCACGGACACAGGTCTATTAGAAGTTTATAAAGATGGGAACTTGAAGGCAAAAATCCCTGCAGAGTGCTTAGTCCTCGGTGGGGGAGCCCCTCGCTATGTAAGAGATACAAAGCGACCTGAATATTTGGATAAGGTAAGCAAATGGACCTTGGATTCTTCTCCCGATCTGGAAGAAGGAAAACTGACTCCTACCCTCTTAAAACTATTAAATTCTTGGAATATATCTTCTCGCAGACCTATCATAGAGCAGTACGATACCGAAGTTGGTCTCGTTAAACTGATCGGACCTGGAGCAGACGGAGGTCTTTCCGCTATTCCGAATACGAATATGGCCTTGGCCACCGCAACCGATTGCAATTCCAGGTTCACCTATCTGGATCCTTATAAAGGCGCTGCATTTGCGGTTTGTGAGGCTGCGAGAAATGTGGCAGTGACTGGAGCAGAGCCGTTAGGAGTCACAAACAATCTGAACTTTGCCAATCCGTATATTCCAGAAAACTATTATATGTTTTCTGAATGTGTACGAGGAATGGGAGATGCTTGCAGATATCTAGGATTACCGGTAACAGGAGGAAATGTTTCCTTCTACAACGAATCTCCAGAAGGACCGATCTTCCCCACTCCTACCATAGGCATGGTCGGAATATTGGAGAACCAAAAGGATGCAGTTTGGGCCGCTCCTAAAAAAGCAGGATTAAAATTAGCCCTCATCGGAAAATTCCAGCCAAGCTTAGGCGGAAGCGAATACCAGAAATTGTTCTTAGGAACGGTTCAAGGTGAGATCCCTAAATTCGAACTCTCCGACGAAAAGTCATTATTAGAAACATTGGTTTCTCTCAGAAAGAAAGGAGAGCTCTCCTTCGCAAAAGACTTATCCTTAGGAGGAATTGCCTTAGCACTCGCAAAGTTAGTTCTTCTCTCAGGCTTCGGGATCAAAGCAAACTTGAACTCGATCCGCCAATCCAGAAAAGACCTGACTCTTTTTGGAGAAAGCTCCGCGAGCGTTTTAATCGGCTATGAGTCTAAGAATGAAGAAAGCATTCGTAATTTCGTAAAATCTAAAGGATTAGAATTCCATTCTATAGGAAGCGTAGAGGAAACTCCTGAGCTATCCATCCAAGATTATGCGATCCAATTGAACGAGTCACAATTGCGCGAACCTTACGAATTAGGACTTAGGGAAGTATTCAAATAA